A genome region from Candidatus Poribacteria bacterium includes the following:
- a CDS encoding Gfo/Idh/MocA family oxidoreductase — translation MANLRVGVIGCSGIGTTHASGIVGLPNVELAAGCDFVQSTLDAFKEKYQNTWDNISLYTNHQEMLAAENLDVVTVATSDHRHADLVVDAANAGVKGIFCEKPMATSVEDADRMIEATERNGTILSIDHTRRWQPLWRHTHDVIVGGGRIGDVQYVIGTLSGGRAMLFRNGTHLVDAICYFADSDPEWVSAELEDGYEDYNEYKGDGGHVPATEPSAHGYIHFANGVRGYYAGGPKTTLSGFRVEIVGTNGYILISDKGATLHQDDVVETIEAPSWDMTGIPAGVRELVGLVAEGGQPVSPGSEGYKVVQIIIGFLTSQQQDNGKVKLPLSGG, via the coding sequence ATGGCAAATTTACGTGTTGGGGTTATTGGGTGTAGCGGTATCGGTACGACGCATGCATCGGGGATCGTCGGGCTGCCGAATGTTGAATTAGCCGCTGGCTGCGATTTTGTTCAGAGTACGTTAGATGCTTTCAAGGAAAAATATCAGAACACTTGGGACAACATCTCTCTGTATACCAACCATCAGGAAATGCTCGCCGCTGAGAATTTGGATGTCGTGACGGTGGCAACGTCTGATCACCGACATGCCGACCTCGTTGTTGACGCAGCGAACGCCGGTGTAAAGGGTATCTTCTGCGAAAAGCCGATGGCGACGAGTGTTGAAGATGCCGACAGAATGATTGAGGCTACCGAACGAAACGGCACCATTCTGTCGATTGACCATACCCGACGGTGGCAACCCTTGTGGCGGCATACGCACGATGTGATTGTCGGTGGTGGACGCATCGGGGATGTCCAATATGTCATCGGCACCTTGAGCGGTGGTCGCGCAATGCTTTTCCGTAACGGAACACACCTCGTCGATGCTATCTGCTATTTTGCAGACTCGGATCCAGAGTGGGTCTCTGCCGAATTAGAAGATGGTTATGAAGATTATAACGAGTATAAGGGTGATGGTGGACACGTTCCAGCAACGGAACCGTCGGCGCACGGGTATATCCACTTTGCAAACGGTGTACGAGGCTACTACGCTGGAGGTCCGAAAACGACACTCTCCGGATTCCGTGTAGAGATTGTTGGCACCAATGGCTATATTCTCATCAGTGACAAAGGGGCAACACTCCATCAAGACGACGTTGTCGAGACGATTGAGGCACCGTCATGGGATATGACAGGTATCCCCGCAGGCGTTCGAGAATTGGTAGGTCTTGTTGCAGAGGGTGGACAACCCGTTTCGCCTGGAAGTGAA